From the uncultured Methanobrevibacter sp. genome, one window contains:
- a CDS encoding sugar phosphate isomerase/epimerase: MKIGASSLAGIEHPLEETLEFVENLGIEYVELVHQFPAENIDPDTLESYNLKYSVHSPFMDVNIAALQDKSRLNSIRQIKDSIDLANKINAEAVVVHPGLATFLANKYFLDKVYDYANESIKELGEYGNDSGVLTTIENMPNFDGMLYKNMEDLNELLVSLDMSMTLDIGHANHVGYPTEAMYFDSIKHIHAHDNFGDDDAHLALGEGSIELNTIINIFEKKNFDGIYIIEVNDYDSIKKSYEYIKKNFKI, from the coding sequence ATGAAAATTGGCGCATCATCCCTGGCGGGAATAGAACATCCCCTGGAAGAGACATTAGAGTTTGTTGAGAATTTGGGCATTGAATATGTTGAACTGGTTCATCAGTTCCCTGCAGAAAATATTGATCCCGACACTTTGGAAAGTTATAATCTCAAATATTCTGTTCACAGCCCGTTTATGGACGTTAATATAGCAGCACTGCAGGACAAAAGCAGATTGAATTCAATAAGACAGATTAAGGATTCCATAGATTTGGCAAATAAAATCAATGCTGAAGCTGTTGTTGTCCATCCGGGACTGGCAACATTTTTAGCAAATAAATATTTCCTCGACAAGGTTTATGATTATGCAAACGAATCCATTAAAGAACTTGGTGAATATGGAAATGATTCAGGTGTTTTAACAACAATAGAAAACATGCCGAACTTTGACGGAATGCTTTATAAAAATATGGAAGATTTAAATGAGCTTCTGGTTTCACTTGACATGTCAATGACATTGGACATCGGCCATGCAAATCATGTGGGATATCCGACAGAGGCAATGTATTTTGATTCAATTAAACACATACATGCGCATGATAATTTTGGTGATGACGATGCACACCTTGCATTAGGTGAAGGCTCTATTGAATTAAACACTATCATCAATATTTTTGAAAAGAAAAATTTTGATGGCATCTATATCATTGAGGTAAATGATTACGATTCCATTAAAAAAAGTTATGAATATATTAAAAAAAACTTTAAAATCTAG
- a CDS encoding PINc/VapC family ATPase yields MKAIVPDTSAVIIGAVSELIENGDFDYPEIIVPEAVVCELEHQANANRTEGRKGLEELKKLQFMQDDGELAISFKGKRPTNYDIRYAKSGEIDSIIRDLAKSEFATLVTNDKVQAEVAKAQGIPVHYVKQEYKEKSLSIERLFDDETMSIHLKENVAPMAKKGIPGHIDFVKLEKKPYSYSQLSDIVEEILEKAKNDPKTYLESDKEGSFVVQSREYRISIAYPPFSEALEITAVRPVANISLDEYNLSDKLLERIRTSAEGILISGSPGAGKSTFVQAIAKYYSSKLNKIVKTMESPRDLQLPDDITQYAPLEGSMENTADVLLLVRPDYTIYDELRKNTDFSIFADMRLAGVGMIGVVHATRPIDAIQRIASRVELGVIPSIVDTSIYIENGKVTSVYETKMTVKVPSGMKEADLARPVIEVRDFETGKLKNEIYTYGEQTIVMDMDLVNGGNPQEKNKSSVDLIAEKEILRKIKRILPKKAKVEVEVISPDRANIYIPDQYIPKIIGKNGKRIAEIEQDIGISLGVEIIEEKPVDKTPFEVDIIHTRKQMILDLGRENGRKDFDIKIDGQYLFTATTSKKGEIKIKNGNELSDLILEAIEMGLEITAVQKQ; encoded by the coding sequence ATGAAAGCAATAGTCCCAGATACAAGCGCAGTAATTATCGGTGCAGTAAGCGAACTGATTGAAAATGGAGATTTTGACTATCCTGAGATTATTGTACCTGAAGCTGTCGTTTGCGAATTAGAACATCAGGCAAATGCCAACAGAACCGAAGGAAGAAAAGGCTTAGAAGAGCTTAAAAAACTCCAATTTATGCAGGATGATGGAGAACTGGCAATCAGCTTTAAAGGCAAAAGACCTACCAACTATGACATAAGATATGCAAAAAGCGGTGAAATAGACAGTATTATCAGGGACCTTGCAAAATCAGAATTTGCAACACTCGTTACCAATGACAAAGTGCAGGCTGAAGTGGCAAAGGCACAGGGAATACCTGTTCATTACGTTAAACAGGAATACAAGGAAAAATCCCTTTCAATTGAAAGACTCTTTGATGATGAAACAATGTCCATACACTTAAAGGAAAATGTTGCACCGATGGCCAAAAAAGGAATTCCTGGCCATATTGACTTTGTCAAACTGGAAAAGAAACCCTATTCATACTCACAGCTTAGCGATATCGTTGAAGAAATTCTTGAAAAGGCAAAAAATGATCCAAAAACATATTTGGAATCAGATAAAGAGGGTTCATTTGTTGTTCAATCAAGAGAATACAGAATATCAATAGCTTATCCTCCATTTTCAGAAGCATTGGAAATCACTGCTGTCAGACCGGTTGCAAATATCAGTTTAGATGAATATAATTTATCAGACAAGTTACTGGAGAGAATAAGAACCAGTGCAGAAGGAATATTGATTTCAGGTTCTCCAGGAGCCGGTAAATCCACATTTGTTCAGGCAATCGCAAAATATTATTCTTCAAAATTAAACAAGATTGTAAAGACAATGGAATCTCCAAGAGACCTGCAGTTACCTGACGATATAACCCAATATGCTCCTCTTGAAGGAAGCATGGAAAATACTGCTGATGTTTTATTGCTTGTAAGACCTGATTATACAATCTATGATGAACTCAGGAAAAACACTGACTTCAGTATCTTTGCAGACATGAGGCTTGCAGGGGTCGGAATGATTGGTGTTGTGCATGCAACAAGACCTATAGACGCAATTCAGAGAATCGCTTCAAGGGTTGAGCTGGGAGTTATTCCATCCATTGTAGATACAAGCATTTATATCGAAAACGGTAAAGTTACAAGCGTTTATGAAACAAAAATGACAGTTAAGGTTCCAAGTGGAATGAAGGAAGCTGACCTTGCAAGGCCGGTTATTGAAGTGAGAGACTTTGAAACAGGCAAACTTAAAAATGAAATCTACACTTACGGTGAACAGACAATCGTAATGGATATGGATTTGGTAAACGGAGGAAATCCTCAGGAAAAAAACAAGTCATCAGTGGATTTAATCGCCGAGAAAGAAATTTTAAGGAAAATAAAAAGGATACTTCCTAAAAAGGCCAAGGTAGAGGTTGAAGTAATATCACCTGACAGAGCCAACATCTACATTCCAGACCAATATATTCCAAAAATTATCGGAAAGAACGGCAAGAGAATTGCTGAAATTGAACAAGATATCGGAATAAGTCTCGGAGTGGAAATTATTGAGGAAAAACCTGTTGACAAGACTCCATTTGAAGTGGACATTATTCATACAAGAAAACAGATGATTTTGGATTTGGGAAGAGAAAACGGAAGAAAAGATTTCGACATCAAAATTGATGGGCAATACCTGTTTACCGCAACCACATCCAAAAAAGGAGAAATCAAAATTAAAAACGGAAATGAATTATCCGACCTTATCCTGGAAGCCATTGAGATGGGATTGGAAATTACAGCAGTTCAAAAACAGTGA
- the hisI gene encoding phosphoribosyl-AMP cyclohydrolase: MEINFRHEINGVKVITAVAQDADTNQILMLANMNKEALIKTIKTGKAHYWSTSRNQLWLKGESSGHYQEVKEILVDCDMDAVVLKIKQTGAACHEGYLSCFFRKITNNDIDIDDVKDEDLEIILERLVNPDDVY; the protein is encoded by the coding sequence ATGGAAATTAACTTCAGACACGAAATCAACGGCGTTAAAGTAATTACAGCCGTTGCTCAGGATGCAGACACAAATCAAATATTGATGCTTGCGAATATGAACAAGGAAGCATTAATCAAAACCATTAAAACAGGAAAAGCACATTACTGGAGCACTTCTAGAAACCAGTTATGGTTAAAAGGCGAAAGTTCAGGACACTACCAGGAAGTTAAGGAAATTCTGGTAGACTGTGACATGGATGCAGTTGTATTGAAAATCAAACAGACAGGTGCAGCTTGTCACGAAGGTTATCTTTCATGCTTTTTTAGAAAAATTACCAACAATGACATTGACATTGACGATGTTAAAGACGAAGATTTGGAAATAATTTTAGAAAGACTAGTTAATCCGGATGACGTGTATTAA
- the hisS gene encoding histidine--tRNA ligase: protein MEFTRPRGTRDFLFDEMRQRKKAESTLRNIFENYGYQEIKTPLFEELKLFTTKSGEEIVNQLYNFKDKSDRELTLRPEITAPVARLYLNELEKTSTKPIKLYYYGSCFRYERPQKGRFRQFWQFGCELIGAKTPQGEAEVIALCSDAINALGITTADVNVNHLGIIRGLFKHFNITQETQREIMVVIDKGDKDLLIESLSGDNPVIDNDELNQILLKLIDMVGDKSIISDVEELIDPYDEPKEALNELKELISLLEAFGVDNYTLNLGVARGLDYYTGIVFEIYVPELGAQKQICGGGSYSLVKLFGGQEVESTGFALGFDRLMNAIEELTDAEELPSHIDIYVAPISQSVRPKAYEITQTLRKNNIKVDVDLNGKKFKKLMNYADKIKVPKIAIIGEKDLEEGKITIKDMVSGEQELVDIENIITYIKGE from the coding sequence ATGGAATTTACAAGACCAAGAGGTACTAGAGATTTCTTATTTGATGAAATGAGACAGCGTAAAAAAGCAGAAAGTACCTTAAGAAACATATTCGAAAATTACGGTTATCAGGAGATTAAAACTCCACTATTTGAAGAATTAAAGTTATTTACAACAAAATCAGGAGAGGAAATTGTAAATCAGTTATACAATTTTAAAGACAAATCAGACAGAGAATTAACTTTAAGACCTGAAATCACTGCTCCTGTTGCAAGATTATACTTAAACGAACTTGAAAAGACTTCCACAAAACCTATTAAACTTTATTATTATGGAAGCTGTTTTAGATATGAAAGACCTCAGAAAGGAAGATTCAGACAGTTCTGGCAATTCGGTTGCGAACTTATCGGAGCAAAAACACCGCAGGGCGAAGCTGAAGTCATTGCACTGTGCAGCGATGCGATAAATGCACTTGGAATAACCACAGCCGACGTTAATGTCAACCACCTCGGAATCATCAGAGGACTTTTCAAACACTTCAATATCACACAGGAAACCCAAAGGGAAATAATGGTCGTTATTGACAAAGGGGACAAAGACCTGTTAATCGAATCATTAAGCGGAGACAATCCTGTAATCGATAATGATGAGTTAAATCAGATATTATTAAAACTTATTGACATGGTTGGCGACAAATCAATCATCAGTGATGTCGAGGAACTCATTGATCCGTATGATGAGCCTAAAGAAGCTTTGAATGAATTGAAGGAATTAATTTCACTTCTTGAAGCCTTTGGTGTTGACAACTATACCTTGAATCTTGGTGTTGCAAGAGGACTTGACTATTATACAGGAATTGTATTCGAGATTTACGTTCCAGAACTTGGTGCCCAAAAGCAGATTTGCGGTGGAGGATCATACAGCCTTGTTAAACTCTTTGGAGGCCAGGAAGTTGAATCAACAGGATTTGCACTTGGATTTGACAGATTGATGAATGCAATCGAAGAGCTTACCGATGCAGAAGAGCTTCCATCACACATTGACATTTATGTTGCTCCAATATCCCAAAGCGTAAGGCCTAAAGCTTATGAAATTACCCAAACTTTAAGAAAAAACAACATTAAAGTGGATGTTGATTTGAACGGTAAAAAATTCAAGAAATTAATGAATTATGCAGATAAAATCAAAGTTCCAAAAATTGCCATTATCGGTGAAAAGGATTTGGAAGAAGGCAAAATTACCATTAAAGACATGGTCAGCGGTGAACAGGAACTTGTTGACATTGAAAATATTATTACTTACATTAAAGGAGAATAA